A genomic segment from Spinacia oleracea cultivar Varoflay chromosome 3, BTI_SOV_V1, whole genome shotgun sequence encodes:
- the LOC130469980 gene encoding uncharacterized protein yields the protein MESLSSKENNNKTLIDYMCITPTGSLFSWCFNSCRFLNYNDAACYYLLYPMLVYIRWLLNALAVAVIIKAYCSLEMYSVFRCMSGSTPNSKLKRIRKYIEQERLVYSFQTDQPEEVKPEEVKPTKDSLKGAKMGEQTLKEMEAPNMGDDPLCIVFPELDKPLKLNLGFLNLLPKYYGKSGGNPHRHLKEFKVVCSSMNLEGVEKDHIRLHAFPFSLHDLAKDWLYDLPAGSITTWNVMASTFLEKYFPASLIGSIRKEICGIRQNDNESLYEYWERFKRLCSSCPQHQISDQLLIQYFYEDLLPTDREHGSGNDVKRVNGVDLSGIQNQLQENAQQIATLTTLVSKSVASNESKARVCGICYNESHPTDKCPELQSEDVNAIGGYSGQRKYDPYSQTYNQGWKDHPNLRYGNRPQLPQSNQPRQYGQPNPPSQSGPSLEDLVKQLTNQIGQVHNQGVEYQKKTDTRLHHIDTQIGQICTSLSNLETQLSGKLPSQTIPNPNGHVKAVTLRSGKVLTGPKMKSREVEKEIEVNLKVGSRERVESEGTVKESEKENEGESKTESDSVVSRFKDLPPFPSRFAKAKKESLDNEILETFRKIEVNIPLLDAIKQVPRYAKFLKELCTNKRHFRPSEKVSIGENISAIIQKKLPLSVRIQACFVFVAKLVILSLKGVC from the exons ATGGAAAGCTTGAGTtcaaaggaaaataataataaaacattGATAGATTACATGTGTATTACCCCTACTGGATCATTGTTTTCATGGTGTTTTAATAGCTGTAGATTTCTGAATTACAATGATGCTGCTTGCTATTACCTGTTATACCCCATGCTTGTTTATATTAGG TGGCTACTGAATGCATTAGCAGTAGCTGTTATAATAAAAGCATATTGTTCATTAGAAATGTATAGTGTTTTCAG GTGCATGAGCGGCAGCACACCTAATTCTAAACTCAAACGAATCAGGAAGTATATAGAACAAGAGAGATTAGTCTATTCGTTTCAAACCGATCAACCAGAAGAAGTGAAACCAGAGGAAGTTAAACCAACAAAAGATAGTCTAAAAGGAGCGAAGATGGGTGAACAAACTTTGAAGGAGATGGAAGCCCCAAATATGGGAGATGATCCTCTCTGCATTGTGTTCCCAGAGCTGGACAAACCCCTCAAACTGAATTTAGGTTTCCTTAATCTTCTTCCCAAATACTATGGGAAATCAGGTGGGAATCCTCATCGACATTTAAAagagtttaaggttgtttgttctTCTATGAATCTTGAAGGAGTTGAAAAAGATCATATTAGATTGCatgcttttcctttttctttgcatGATTTGGCTAAAGATTGGTTGTATGATCTTCCTGCTGGATCAATTACGACTTGGAATGTTATGGCATCAACTTTTCTAGAAAAGTACTTTCCAGCAAGTCTAATTGGATCCATCAGGAAGGAGATATGTGGAATTAGGCAGAATGATAATGAGTCCTTGTATGAATATTGGGAACGTTTTAAGAGACTGTGTTCCTCATGTCCCCAACATCAGATTAGTGACCAACTATTAATTCAGTACTTTTATGAAGACCTATTGCCTACTGATAGGG AACATGGTTCTGGAAATGATGTTAAAAGAGTAAATGGAGTTGATTTAAGTGGTATTCAAAATCAATTACAAGAAAATGCTCAACAAATTGCTACTTTAACTACTCTTGTGTCTAAAAGTGTTGCTAGTAATGAGTCAAAAGCTAGAGTTTGTGGAATTTGCTATAATGAGTCTCATCCTACTGATAAATGTCCTGAATTGCAATCTGAAGATGTGAATGCTATAGGTGGTTATTCTGGCCAAAGAAAATATGATCCTTACTCACAAACTTATAATCAAGGTTGGAAAGACCACCCTAATCTAAGGTATGGAAATAGACCTCAACTTCCACAATCTAATCAACCAAGGCAATACGGTCAACCAAATCCACCATCCCAATCTGGTCCTTCACTAGAAGATTTAGTTAAACAACTAACAAATCAAATAGGACAAGTCCATAACCAGGGTGTTGAGTATCAAAAGAAAACTGACACGCGCCTTCATCATATAGACACTCAAATAGGTCAGATTTGCACTTCTCTAAGTAATCTTGAAACTCAACTTTCAGGTAAACTTCCATCACAAACAATCCCTAATCCCAATGGTCATGTTAAAGCTGTCACACTTAGGAGTGGTAAAGTGCTAACTGGACCTAAAATGAAAAGTCgtgaagttgaaaaagagataGAAGTCAATCTTAAAGTTGGATCAAGGGAAAGAGTGGAAAGTGAGGGTACTGTGAAGGAgagtgaaaaagaaaatgaagggGAGAGTAAAACTGAATCTGATTCTGTTGTTTCTCGTTTTAAAGATTTGCCTCCTTTCCCTTCTCGATTTGCTAAAGCTAAGAAAGAGAGTCTTGACAATGAAATTCTAGAAACTTTTAGGAAAATTGAAGTCAATATTCCCCTTCTTGATGCTATTAAACAGGTACCTCGTTATGCAAAGTTTCTTAAGGAACTTTGTACTAACAAAAGGCATTTTCGTCCTTCTGAAAAGGTAAGTATAGGGGAAAATATTTCAGCTATTATCCAAAAGAAGCTTCCCCTAAGTGTAAGGATCCAGGCATGTTTTGTATTCGTTGCAAAATTGGTGATTCTAAGTTTGAAAGGTGTATGCTAG